Proteins encoded by one window of Superficieibacter sp. HKU1:
- the mltC gene encoding membrane-bound lytic murein transglycosylase MltC — MKKYLALALLAPLLISCSDSTKKGETFNEAWVKDTNSFDILMGQFAHNIENIWGYKEVLVAGPKDYVKYTDQYQTRSHINFDEGTITIETISGTEPAARLRQAIIQTLLIGEDPGSIDLYSDADDIQISKEPFLYGQVVDNNGAPIRWEWRAARFADYLLQNRMKSRNNGLHIVYSVTINLVPNHLDKRAHKYIGMVRQASRKYNVDESLILAIMQTESSFNPYAVSRSDALGLMQVVQHSAGKDVFRMQGKGGTPDRSYLFDPASNIDTGTAYLAMLNTVYLAGISNPTSRRYAVITAYNGGAGSVLRMFSADKAQAAAIINTMSPGDLYQAITTRHPSAESRRYLYKVNSAQKVYRRK, encoded by the coding sequence ATGAAAAAATATTTAGCGCTAGCCCTTCTTGCGCCGTTACTCATCTCCTGTTCAGATTCAACGAAGAAGGGTGAGACGTTTAACGAAGCCTGGGTCAAGGACACCAACAGTTTTGATATCCTGATGGGCCAGTTCGCTCATAACATTGAGAATATCTGGGGATATAAAGAGGTACTGGTCGCTGGTCCAAAGGACTATGTTAAGTATACCGACCAGTATCAGACGCGTAGCCACATCAACTTTGATGAGGGTACGATCACCATCGAGACCATTTCCGGTACCGAACCGGCCGCGCGTCTGCGCCAGGCGATTATCCAGACGCTGTTGATCGGTGAAGATCCGGGTTCTATCGACCTCTATTCTGATGCCGATGATATTCAGATCTCCAAAGAACCGTTCCTGTACGGTCAGGTTGTCGATAATAACGGCGCGCCGATCCGCTGGGAGTGGCGCGCGGCGCGCTTTGCCGATTACCTGCTGCAAAACAGGATGAAAAGCCGCAATAACGGCCTGCACATTGTTTACAGCGTCACCATTAATCTGGTGCCAAACCACCTTGATAAGCGTGCGCATAAGTATATCGGTATGGTGCGCCAGGCGTCGCGCAAGTATAACGTCGATGAATCGTTGATTCTTGCCATTATGCAAACTGAGTCGTCCTTCAACCCTTACGCAGTCAGCCGTTCTGACGCGCTCGGTTTGATGCAGGTTGTGCAGCATAGCGCCGGGAAAGATGTCTTCCGTATGCAGGGTAAGGGCGGCACGCCGGATCGTAGTTATTTGTTTGATCCGGCCAGTAACATTGATACCGGCACCGCCTATCTGGCGATGCTCAACACGGTTTATCTGGCCGGTATCAGCAACCCGACTTCGCGTCGCTATGCGGTTATCACCGCCTACAACGGCGGTGCGGGAAGCGTGCTGCGGATGTTCTCAGCGGATAAAGCTCAGGCGGCGGCGATCATCAACACTATGTCGCCGGGCGATCTTTATCAGGCCATTACCACCCGCCATCCATCAGCGGAATCGCGTCGCTATCTGTATAAGGTCAATAGTGCGCAGAAGGTCTATCGCAGGAAATAA
- a CDS encoding ROK family protein, with protein sequence MAIVLFDWGGTSIKHGVWQQGALVQTASTKTPASWPAMKSALLNIFQQYQQTYAVEGVSVSAPGNVDPEAGIIGGLSAIPYIHHFAIVDELTALFNLPVCIENDANAAGIAEAALGAGQGKPHVLFVIAGTGIGGAIVKNNVLQRGSHKYAGEFGLMTLDDGKTFSELGTAVAMAKRYNQRTASALSGAEVFQLAHQGDAVAEQEVDQFYHWMATGLLNLQVCYDPDCIILGGGISANQAVFAGIAQRLRALVCEKGLQEFMPEICLCQYGSEANLIGAAVNFEQKMPRG encoded by the coding sequence ATGGCAATTGTATTATTTGACTGGGGCGGAACGTCTATAAAGCACGGTGTCTGGCAGCAAGGGGCTTTAGTACAAACGGCCTCAACGAAGACGCCAGCAAGCTGGCCGGCAATGAAAAGCGCGCTGCTGAATATTTTTCAGCAATACCAGCAAACGTATGCTGTTGAAGGTGTGTCGGTGAGCGCGCCGGGTAACGTCGACCCGGAGGCCGGCATTATTGGCGGGCTAAGTGCTATCCCCTATATCCATCATTTTGCGATTGTTGATGAACTGACCGCATTGTTTAATCTCCCGGTTTGTATTGAAAACGATGCTAATGCCGCCGGTATCGCTGAAGCGGCACTCGGTGCGGGCCAGGGGAAACCACATGTATTATTTGTGATTGCGGGTACCGGTATCGGTGGCGCTATCGTTAAAAACAACGTCCTGCAACGCGGTAGCCACAAATATGCTGGCGAGTTTGGGCTGATGACGCTGGATGACGGAAAAACCTTCAGTGAGCTGGGCACCGCCGTAGCAATGGCAAAACGCTATAACCAACGCACCGCCAGCGCATTAAGCGGCGCGGAAGTCTTCCAGCTTGCGCATCAGGGCGACGCCGTTGCTGAACAGGAAGTCGACCAGTTTTATCACTGGATGGCGACAGGATTGCTTAATTTACAGGTCTGCTACGATCCTGACTGCATTATTCTCGGTGGCGGCATCTCAGCCAATCAGGCCGTATTTGCAGGTATTGCGCAGCGGTTGCGCGCCCTGGTATGCGAAAAAGGGCTACAGGAATTTATGCCGGAAATCTGTTTGTGCCAGTATGGCAGTGAAGCCAATCTTATTGGGGCAGCGGTTAATTTCGAACAAAAAATGCCGCGAGGGTAA
- a CDS encoding PTS transporter subunit EIIC: MSILSLSAVQIALTKCISKIAGNRLLLALRDTFIMTGVPLMIAGIAIMISSVFLDPNGIIFGHAGLKLGALFYGSDTTWLASGMAARMVMLQHYCNYFINGTMAINAILIIVGFTFFGTRRFFPKNKEPIVCVFYAIAAFFICLPWEFTTNDVNQQVVTLSGIVNTRFIGQEGIFTGLLVSGLTIWIFNRLVEKNYTIKMPDSVPPAVARSFESLIPGCFTLLVFVVIAAVLHACFDSSVPEILLTLLQKPTLAVASTPFFAIVAVTTGPLLQWFGIHATSVWGPIFGLTWTINDNENIMGVAHHLYSTLFFNFSTVSSGGMTIAPIIAVYLFSRRMENRNTAKIALAPAIFNISEPINFGLPIILNPVMFIPYVLSWVLPFFGAVLLTNMGLLPIITNNVPWTVPPVISGILFSGQVSGGLYQLLVIVVMTAIYMPFVKIANTINEKAAE, translated from the coding sequence ATGTCCATACTCTCTTTATCCGCAGTCCAGATCGCATTAACAAAATGCATCAGTAAAATTGCCGGCAACCGCCTGCTGCTGGCGCTACGCGATACCTTTATTATGACCGGCGTTCCGCTGATGATCGCCGGTATCGCTATTATGATCAGCTCCGTTTTTCTCGATCCCAACGGCATTATTTTTGGCCATGCCGGATTAAAACTCGGGGCGCTTTTTTACGGCAGTGACACGACGTGGCTGGCGTCCGGTATGGCAGCCAGAATGGTCATGCTCCAGCATTACTGTAATTATTTTATTAACGGCACTATGGCAATTAACGCCATCCTGATTATTGTCGGCTTTACCTTTTTTGGCACCCGGCGTTTCTTTCCTAAAAATAAAGAGCCGATTGTTTGCGTGTTTTACGCCATTGCCGCGTTCTTTATCTGCCTGCCGTGGGAATTTACCACTAACGACGTAAATCAGCAGGTCGTCACGTTGAGCGGCATCGTCAACACCCGCTTTATTGGTCAGGAAGGTATTTTTACCGGTCTGCTGGTCTCCGGATTAACCATCTGGATATTCAACCGGCTGGTGGAGAAAAATTACACGATCAAAATGCCTGACAGCGTTCCTCCGGCAGTAGCACGTAGTTTTGAATCTCTGATCCCCGGCTGCTTTACGCTACTTGTTTTTGTTGTTATCGCCGCCGTGCTGCATGCCTGCTTTGACTCGTCGGTGCCCGAAATTTTACTGACGCTGCTGCAAAAACCGACGCTGGCGGTAGCCTCAACACCGTTCTTCGCGATTGTGGCGGTCACCACCGGGCCGCTGCTGCAATGGTTTGGTATTCATGCCACTTCCGTCTGGGGGCCGATATTCGGGCTGACATGGACCATCAACGACAATGAAAATATTATGGGCGTGGCGCACCATCTCTATTCCACGCTGTTTTTTAACTTCTCAACGGTGTCATCCGGTGGAATGACGATTGCGCCGATTATTGCGGTGTACCTTTTCTCCCGGCGGATGGAGAACCGTAATACGGCAAAAATTGCCCTGGCTCCTGCCATTTTCAATATCAGCGAACCGATAAACTTTGGCCTGCCAATTATTTTAAACCCGGTGATGTTTATTCCCTACGTGCTGAGTTGGGTACTGCCGTTCTTTGGCGCGGTTTTGCTGACCAATATGGGGCTGCTTCCCATTATTACTAACAATGTTCCGTGGACCGTGCCACCGGTGATCTCCGGAATACTCTTTTCCGGGCAAGTTTCAGGGGGTCTTTATCAGCTTTTAGTGATTGTGGTGATGACCGCCATTTATATGCCCTTCGTTAAAATTGCTAATACAATCAACGAAAAAGCCGCTGAATAA